The following are from one region of the Nicotiana tabacum cultivar K326 chromosome 3, ASM71507v2, whole genome shotgun sequence genome:
- the LOC107831250 gene encoding (-)-alpha-terpineol synthase-like — protein MDLRRSGNYKPSIWEDGYVQSRATFYAEEKHFERAAGLKEEVRRMLGKTIDPFEQLELVDILQRLGLSYHFEEEIDRVLKQMYVNIYTTNRNDGQKSEDLYATALEFRLLRREGYHVPQEMFCTFMNKEGKFKTSLVVDTKGLLSLYEACYLSMEGESILEIARDFATNYLTESLKKKIDENLTEQVSHALEMPLHWRMQRLEARWFIEVYHKRENMNPLLLELAKLDYNMVQATYLEELKEMSRWDKNIKLVKKMSFVRDRLVEGFLWAVGFTPNPQFGYCRKFSTKMSVLLTAIDDIYDVYGTMDELELFTDIVDRWDINAIERLPDYMKICFLALFNSMNELAYDILKEQGFSIISHIRKQWANLCKAYLLEVKWYQSRYTPSLNEFLRNAWITNTGPVLIMHAYFCITNPIKEEELECLKNYPAIIQSPSLILRLANDLATSPDEIKKGDYLKSIHCYMHESGRSEENARNYIKKLIDQTWKKMNKDILRGSSFSKDFRTAAMNLARIAQCMYQHGDGFGIPDRETKDRICSLFFEPIPLS, from the exons ATGGATCTTAGGAGGTCAGGAAACTACAAACCTAGCATTTGGGAAGATGGATATGTCCAATCACGAGCTACATTTTACGCT GAAGAGAAACATTTTGAACGAGCTGCCGGACTAAAAGAAGAGGTGAGGAGAATGCTAGGGAAAACGATCGACCCATTTGAACAACTTGAGCTTGTTGACATTTTGCAAAGACTTGGTTTGTCCTATCACTTTGAGGAAGAAATTGATAGAGTTTTGAAGCAAATGTACGTTAATATTTATACTACTAATAGAAATGATGGGCAGAAGAGTGAAGATTTGTATGCTACAGCTTTAGAATTTCGACTCCTCAGACGAGAGGGCTATCATGTCCCTCAAG AGATGTTTTGCACTTTCATGAATAAGGAAGGGAAGTTCAAAACAAGCCTTGTTGTGGATACTAAAGGACTGTTGAGTTTGTATGAAGCTTGCTATCTTTCTATGGAAGGTGAAAGCATTTTGGAAATAGCTCGAGATTTCGCCACTAATTATCTCACGGAAAGCCTTAAGAAGAAGATAGATGAGAATCTTACTGAGCAAGTAAGCCATGCTTTAGAAATGCCTCTGCATTGGAGGATGCAGAGGCTAGAAGCAAGATGGTTTATAGAAGTTTATCACAAAAGAGAGAACATGAATCCTCTTCTACTTGAACTTGCAAAGTTGGACTACAACATGGTACAAGCTACATACTTAGAGGAACTAAAAGAAATGTCAAG GTGGGATAAGAACATTAAACTTGTCAAAAAGATGAGCTTTGTTAGGGACAGATTGGTGGAGGGCTTTTTATGGGCTGTTGGTTTCACTCCTAATCCTCAGTTCGGATACTGCCGAAAGTTTTCAACAAAGATGTCTGTACTCCTCACAGCAATTGATGACATCTATGATGTTTATGGCACCATGGATGAACTTGAGCTTTTCACTGATATTGTTGACAG ATGGGACATCAATGCAATAGAGCGACTACCTGACTACATGAAAATCTGCTTCCTAGCTCTCTTCAACTCCATGAATGAACTGGCTTATGATATTCTCAAAGAACAAGGCTTCAGCATAATTTCACATATAAGGAAGCAG TGGGCTAACCTATGTAAAGCCTACTTACTGGAAGTGAAGTGGTACCAGAGTAGATACACACCAAGCTTGAATGAGTTCCTGAGAAATGCATGGATAACAAACACTGGTCCTGTACTAATAATGCATGCTTATTTTTGCATCACAAACCCCATAAAGGAGGAGGAACTGGAATGCTTAAAGAATTATCCTGCTATTATTCAATCGCCTTCACTAATTCTTCGTCTTGCAAATGACTTGGCAACTTCACCT GATGAAATCAAGAAAGGGGATTATCTGAAATCAATACACTGCTACATGCATGAGTCAGGGAGGTCTGAAGAAAATGCTCGAAACTATATAAAGAAATTAATTGATCAGACCTGGAAGAAGATGAACAAAGATATACTAAGGGGCAGCTCTTTCTCAAAGGATTTTAGAACTGCTGCAATGAATCTTGCTAGGATTGCTCAATGCATGTACCAGCATGGAGATGGATTTGGAATTCCAGATCGTGAGACAAAGGATCGGATCTGCTCCTTGTTCTTTGAGCCCATTCCTCTGTCATGA
- the LOC107831249 gene encoding uncharacterized protein LOC107831249, which produces MLEKIGLPSKPSLRGSNWVVDASHCQGCSSQFTFLNRKHHCRRCGGIFCNSCTQQRMVLRGQGDSPVRICEPCKRLEEAARFEMRYGHKSRAKGGSSRLASKSEDEALNQLLGKETASDVFPLDQQSASTASGSNVLDYSSKDEVGNRSVNQTEQQSEMESTTPEELRQHAMEEKKNYRTLKASGKPEEALRAFKRGKELERQAAALEISLRKNRKRALSSSNVTETQQDADDREASGRKNKLSPQITKEKDDLASELRELGWSDMDLRTADKRPATMSLEGELSALLGEVSGKANPEKKIHGTEKSQVIAHKKKALELKREGKLAEAKEELKKAKILEKQIEEQELLGGDEESDDELSSLIRGLDSDKFDDISTGYKPDSSYDFDNLLGIADDLGTHGSFEVTDDDMYDPEIAAALKSMGWTEDAAESEVSEKQFQPVDREVLLSEIQSLKREALSQKRAGNTKEAMEFLKRAKTLESELDSSDSRETNMKVQHPVAIQKEHFPSAEEQLNNGEEDVRKYIERKDKEHKVAPKSRSVIQRELLSIKKKALALRREGRLDEAEEELNKGKILEKQLEDIDNPPKFVQPIAGNKLDESVADIDAGDEEAEVTDQDLHDPTYLSLLNNLGWQDDEKANVPSASFQGKNNVSHLSLSLTKEATSNIQARVSNKSKGEIQRELLGLKRKALTLRRQGEAEEAKEVLKAAKMLEERLAEIEESMSNGVPTESNEQKEHKAIGSSLENSQFPPSGSQKSPIEDMASKVTRTPEKPEEVAQLDEKPCTSESKTAQEANSQLDRNSLPQDILARKKKAVAFKREGKVAEAKEELRQAKLLEKRLEEEKNLGTTSSTVSAGPNTSHVGQKEVSPNKVPNISQVGQKEVSPGSGLKPLSGRDRFKLQQESLSHKRKALKLRREGRTEEADAEFELAKAIESQLEEVSSQDTMRSSDPTAESAEDVSVEDFLDPQLFSALKAIGIADTAIVSRGPERQEMKKPLTVNTDRTGTIASQILERPEPKLSEAGVSDESSNERKYLEERIKAEKLKALNLKRSGKQAEALDALRRAKMFEKKLNALSS; this is translated from the exons atgtTGGAGAAGATCGGATTGCCGTCAAAGCCATCACTGAGAGGGAGTAATTGGGTGGTTGATGCTTCTCATTGTCAAGGATGTTCTTCTCAGTTCACTTTCCTCAATCGCAAG CATCATTGCCGGAGGTGTGGGGGCATTTTCTGCAATAGCTGTACCCAGCAGAGAATGGTGTTACGCGGACAAGGTGACTCACCGGTGCGTATATGTGAACCCTGCAAAAGATTAGAAGAGGCTGCACGTTTTGAAATGCGATATGGGCACAAAAGTAGAGCGAAAGGAG GGAGCTCAAGACTTGCATCAAAGAGTGAGGATGAAGCTTTAAATCAGCTTCTGGGAAAAGAAACGGCCTCTGATGTTTTTCCCCTTGATCAACAGTCAGCAAGCACTGCATCTGGTTCAAATGTTCTAGATTATTCTAGTAAAGATGAGGTTGGAAACAGAAGCGTGAATCAAACTGAGCAGCAGTCTGAAATGGAATCCACTACTCCTGAAGAATTACGTCAGCATGCGAtggaagaaaaaaagaattaCCGAACCCTAAAGGCTTCAGGTAAGCCTGAAGAAGCGCTAAGGGCTTTTAAGAGGGGTAAAGAACTTGAAAGGCAGGCTGCTGCTTTGGAGATTTCTCTAAGGAAAAATCGTAAAAGGGCATTATCTTCCAGTAATGTCACTGAGACCCAGCAAGATGCTGATGACCGCGAAGCGTCTGGTAGGAAAAATAAGCTCTCTCCTCAAATTACCAAAGAGAAGGATGATCTTGCTTCTGAACTCAGAGAACTGGGATGGTCAGATATGGATCTTCGTACTGCTGACAAAAGGCCAGCAACCATGAGCCTTGAGGGTGAACTTTCTGCGCTTCTTGGAGAAGTTTCCGGAAAGGCCAATCCTGAAAAGAAAATTCATGGAACTGAAAAGTCACAGGTCATTGCTCATAAGAAAAAAGCTCTGGAGTTGAAGCGGGAAGGGAAACTTGCTGAAGCCaaagaagaattgaagaaggctAAAATTCTTGAAAAGCAAATAGAAGAGCAGGAACTGTTGGGTGGTGATGAAGAGTCTGATGATGAGCTTTCTTCTTTAATACGTGGCCTGGATTCTGATAAATTTGATGATATATCTACTGGATATAAACCAGATTCTAGTTATGATTTTGACAACCTTCTGGGAATTGCTGATGATCTTGGTACACATGGTAGTTTTGAAGTAACTGATGATGACATGTATGACCCAGAAATAGCAGCTGCCTTGAAATCAATGGGCTGGACTGAAGATGCCGCTGAATCTGAGGTTTCAGAAAAGCAATTCCAGCCTGTTGATAGGGAAGTGTTACTAAGTGAAATTCAGTCACTTAAAAGAGAAGCCCTTAGCCAGAAAAGGGCTGGTAATACTAAGGAGGCAATGGAATTTCTAAAGAGGGCAAAAACACTGGAGAGCGAGCTTGACAGTTCTGATTCTCGGGAGACTAACATGAAGGTACAGCATCCTGTGGCAATCCAGAAGGAACATTTTCCTTCAGCTGAAGAACAACTAAATAATGGTGAAGAGGATGTCAGAAAGTACATCGAAAGGAAAGACAAGGAGCACAAAGTGGCACCAAAGAGTAGATCAGTGATCCAGAGAGAACTTCTTAGTATTAAAAAGAAGGCTCTTGCTTTAAGAAGGGAAGGAAGGCTAGATGAGGCTGAAGAAGAATTGAATAAAGGCAAGATTCTTGAGAAGCAACTTGAAGATATTGATAATCCACCAAAATTCGTGCAGCCCATTGCTGGGAATAAGCTGGATGAAAGTGTTGCAGATATTGATGCTGGAGATGAAGAGGCAGAGGTTACAGATCAAGACCTGCATGACCCAACTTATCTTTCACTGCTTAATAATTTGGGCTGGCAGGATGATGAAAAAGCTAATGTTCCATCTGCGTCatttcaagggaaaaataatgTTTCTCATCTTAGCTTGTCCCTAACTAAGGAAGCTACGAGTAACATCCAAGCTCGAGTGTCTAACAAAAGTAAAGGTGAAATCCAGAGGGAACTTCTGGGCTTGAAACGAAAGGCACTCACATTGAGACGCCAAGGAGAGGCAGAGGAGGCAAAGGAAGTGCTGAAAGCGGCTAAAATGTTAGAAGAGCGATTGGCTGAAATTGAAGAATCTATGTCTAACGGAGTTCCAACCGAGTCAAATGAGCAGAAAGAACATAAAGCTATTGGTTCATCCCTTGAGAACTCACAGTTTCCTCCATCTGGTTCACAAAAGAGCCCAATTGAGGACATGGCAAGCAAAGTTACTCGTACTCCTGAGAAGCCAGAGGAGGTCGCTCAATTAGATGAGAAACCATGCACCTCTGAGTCAAAAACTGCACAGGAAGCTAATTCTCAGCTTGATCGAAATTCCCTTCCTCAAGATATACTGGCTCGCAAGAAGAAAGCAGTTGCCTTCAAGCGAGAAGGGAAAGTGGCAGAAGCCAAGGAGGAACTTCGGCAGGCAAAACTTTTAGAGAAGCGCCTTGAGGAGGAAAAGAATCTGGGTACTACTAGTTCGACAGTCTCGGCTGGTCCTAATACCTCGCATGTTGGACAAAAGGAAGTTAGTCCAAACAAAGTTCCTAATATATCTCAAGTTGGACAGAAAGAAGTAAGTCCAGGCTCAGGTCTAAAGCCATTGTCTGGACGTGATCGGTTTAAATTGCAGCAGGAGTCTCTCAGCCACAAACGAAAAGCACTTAAGTTACGAAGGGAAGGTAGGACTGAAGAAGCCGATGCTGAATTTGAATTGGCAAAAGCTATTGAGAGCCAGTTGGAAGAAGTGTCTTCGCAAGATACAATGAGGTCTTCTGACCCCACAGCTGAATCAGCAGAGGATGTCAGTGTTGAGGATTTTCTTGATCCTCAGCTTTTCTCTGCTTTAAAAGCAATTGGAATTGCAGATACCGCTATTGTATCCCGAGGCCCTGAAAGACAGGAAATGAAAAAACCTTTAACTGTGAATACTGATAGGACTGGCACTATTGCCTCTCAAATCCTTGAAAGACCAGAGCCAAAACTATCTGAAGCAGGTGTATCTGATGAATCTTCCAATGAGAGGAAGTATTTGGAAGAGCGGATAAAGGCAGAGAAATTAAAGGCGTTAAACTTGAAACGTTCCGGAAAGCAGGCAGAGGCCTTGGACGCCCTTCGACGGGCTAAGATGTTTGAAAAGAAGTTGAACGCTTTATCTTCATAA
- the LOC142178491 gene encoding uncharacterized protein LOC142178491 has protein sequence MGSLISDKLVPNSSGQSGFDNSSDDTIDHNHPLYIHPSDNLGISLVGTIFYGTGYSDWRKSMLIALSMKNKLYFIQPDCVRPPPNSPIFCQWDRCNNIVISWIHNLLAPVIRKSVLYCQLAKDVWMELEDRYGQLSGIRVYQVKKELASISQDSMNIPEYYARMKSV, from the coding sequence ATGGGTTCATTGATTTCTGACAAGTTGGTTCCGAATTCTTCTGGTCAATCTGGTTTTGATAACTCATCGGATGATACAATTGATCATAATCATCCTCTTTACATTCATCCATCGGATAATTTGGGAATTTCATTAGTAGGTACCATTTTTTATGGGACTGGGTATAGCGATTGGCGCAAGAGCATGCTTATTGCTCTCTCTATGAAGAACAAACTATACTTCATTCAACCTGATTGTGTGAGACCTCCTCCAAATTCCCCTATTTTTTGTCAATGGGATAGGTGTAATAACATCGTAATTTCATGGATTCACAATCTTCTTGCTCCAGTCATTCGTAAGAGTGTTCTGTATTGTCAACTTGCCAAGGATGTATGGATGGAATTGGAAGATAGATATGGACAACTGAGTGGAATTAGGGTTTATCAAGTCAAAAAGGAGCTTGCTTCTATTTCTCAGGATTCTATGAATATTCCTGAATATTATGCAAGGATGAAGAGTGTTTAG